From the Ruania alkalisoli genome, one window contains:
- a CDS encoding acetyl-CoA C-acetyltransferase, which produces MASTPENTTPAVPEQASPRAAVIGSNRIPFGKAGGAYRSASNLDMLTAALSGLVARFGLQDERLGDVSAGAVLKHSRDFNLTREAVLGSGLDPHTPAFDVQRACGTSVETVWAIANKITLGQISSGIAGGVDTTSDAPIVVSDRLRKTLLRLSRAKTIQQRLALLTALRPGDLAPVAPNVNEPRTGLSMGEHQAITTRHWGITREAQDEIALASHRNLAAAYDDGLFDDLITPYRGLLRDESLRADTTAEKLAKLTPVFGKQAPDASITAGNATPLSDGAATVLLGTDTWAEERGLPVLAHVVDAESAAVDFARGEEGLLMAGAYAVPRLLARQGLGLADFDFIEIHEAFASTVLTTMAAWADEEFMSSKVGLPALGEVDRSRLNVAGSSLAAGHPFAATGARIVGTLAALLHQKKLNDGAAPSTPVRGLISVCAAGGQAVAMILEA; this is translated from the coding sequence ATGGCATCGACGCCCGAGAACACCACCCCGGCGGTACCGGAACAAGCCAGCCCACGGGCCGCCGTCATCGGCTCCAACCGGATTCCCTTCGGCAAGGCGGGCGGCGCCTACCGCTCCGCCTCGAACCTGGACATGCTCACCGCCGCACTCAGCGGCCTGGTGGCCCGGTTCGGGCTCCAGGACGAACGCCTCGGCGACGTCTCCGCGGGGGCCGTCCTCAAGCACTCCCGCGACTTCAACCTCACCCGCGAGGCAGTGCTCGGCTCCGGACTGGACCCCCACACTCCCGCCTTCGACGTGCAACGCGCCTGCGGGACGAGCGTGGAGACGGTGTGGGCGATCGCCAACAAGATCACCCTCGGGCAGATCTCCTCCGGCATCGCCGGCGGTGTGGACACCACCTCCGACGCCCCGATCGTGGTCAGCGACCGGCTGCGCAAGACCCTCCTACGCCTGAGCCGCGCCAAGACGATCCAGCAGCGCCTCGCGCTTCTCACCGCCCTGCGGCCCGGCGATCTGGCCCCAGTGGCACCGAACGTCAACGAGCCACGCACCGGACTGTCGATGGGCGAGCACCAGGCGATCACCACCCGCCATTGGGGCATCACCCGCGAGGCGCAGGACGAGATCGCGCTCGCCTCCCACCGCAACCTCGCAGCGGCGTACGACGACGGCCTCTTCGACGACCTGATCACCCCCTACCGAGGGCTGCTGCGGGACGAGTCGCTACGCGCCGACACCACAGCCGAGAAGCTGGCCAAGCTCACGCCCGTGTTCGGGAAGCAGGCTCCCGACGCATCGATCACAGCAGGCAACGCCACCCCCCTCTCCGACGGTGCCGCGACCGTCCTGCTCGGCACCGACACCTGGGCCGAGGAGCGCGGACTGCCGGTGCTGGCCCACGTGGTCGACGCCGAATCGGCGGCCGTGGACTTCGCCCGCGGCGAAGAAGGGCTCCTGATGGCCGGCGCCTACGCCGTGCCGCGGTTGCTGGCACGACAGGGGCTCGGACTGGCGGACTTCGACTTCATCGAGATCCACGAGGCATTCGCCTCCACCGTGCTCACCACGATGGCCGCCTGGGCGGACGAGGAGTTCATGTCCTCGAAGGTCGGCCTGCCGGCCCTGGGCGAGGTCGACAGATCCCGCCTGAACGTCGCCGGCTCCTCGCTGGCCGCGGGCCACCCGTTTGCCGCGACCGGCGCCCGGATCGTGGGAACCCTCGCAGCACTGCTGCACCAGAAGAAGCTGAACGACGGCGCGGCACCATCGACCCCCGTGCGCGGGCTGATCTCCGTGTGCGCTGCCGGCGGACAGGCCGTCGCGATGATCCTGGAGGCGTGA
- a CDS encoding 3-oxoacyl-ACP reductase, with protein MSDTYLDLVNSGATKQVAKTLGLPRPARLRRTHADAVDQPLLPGPVLLLGAGAQADAAAEALLSWDLDVHRTLPQGQVGAIVLVLTELEHPEQMSDFALALGGALRSLAPSGRVVTISRPAEGAEPQVAAARHGVDGFLRSVAKELRAGGTGNGIVIHDGVAADSPGVTGALRFLLSARSAFVSGQFIHVTTPDGATPADWTRPLEGRVAVVTGAARGIGAAIAQVLSRDGAHVIGVDMPASGEQLAEVMNTVHGTALQLDITSEDAGQRILELARSRHGRLDAVVHNAGILRDKLLANMTPEKWDAVVAVNIAAQLRINEQLLAADDLGPEGLRLVSLASTSGIAGNRGQTNYGYTKAAVIGMTRSLAPRLAEQGGTANAVAPGFIETEMTAKIPPVPRQIARRANSLQQGGLPVDVAETIAFLLSPQAGGINGEVLRVCGQNLVGQ; from the coding sequence ATGAGCGACACCTACCTCGACCTCGTCAATTCCGGTGCCACCAAACAGGTGGCGAAGACGCTCGGCCTGCCCCGGCCCGCCCGGCTGCGACGCACCCACGCCGACGCCGTGGACCAGCCGCTCCTACCCGGACCGGTCTTGCTCCTGGGCGCCGGGGCACAAGCAGACGCCGCCGCCGAGGCGCTGCTCAGCTGGGACCTGGACGTGCACCGCACGCTCCCGCAGGGCCAGGTCGGTGCGATCGTGCTGGTGCTCACCGAGCTCGAGCACCCGGAGCAGATGAGCGACTTCGCGCTCGCTCTCGGCGGCGCGCTGCGTTCACTGGCTCCCAGCGGCCGCGTGGTCACCATCTCCCGGCCCGCCGAGGGCGCCGAGCCGCAGGTCGCGGCTGCCCGCCACGGCGTTGATGGATTCCTGCGGTCGGTGGCCAAGGAGCTGCGGGCCGGTGGCACCGGCAACGGGATCGTGATCCACGACGGCGTCGCTGCCGACTCCCCGGGCGTCACCGGGGCGCTGCGCTTCCTGCTCTCGGCCCGGTCGGCCTTTGTCTCGGGTCAGTTCATCCACGTGACCACGCCCGACGGCGCAACCCCAGCGGACTGGACGCGTCCGCTGGAGGGGAGGGTCGCCGTCGTGACAGGTGCCGCCCGCGGCATTGGTGCGGCGATCGCACAGGTGCTCTCGCGGGACGGCGCGCACGTGATCGGCGTGGACATGCCCGCCTCGGGTGAGCAGCTCGCCGAGGTGATGAACACGGTGCACGGGACAGCGTTGCAGCTCGACATCACATCCGAAGACGCAGGTCAGCGGATACTCGAGCTGGCGCGTTCCAGGCACGGGCGACTGGACGCCGTCGTGCACAACGCCGGGATTCTGCGCGACAAGCTGCTCGCGAATATGACCCCCGAGAAGTGGGATGCGGTCGTGGCGGTGAATATCGCCGCGCAGCTGCGGATCAACGAGCAGCTGCTGGCGGCAGACGACCTCGGACCGGAGGGACTGCGGCTGGTCTCGCTCGCCTCGACGTCGGGCATCGCCGGCAACCGCGGGCAGACGAACTACGGGTACACGAAGGCGGCGGTGATCGGGATGACCCGGTCGCTGGCACCCCGGCTGGCCGAGCAGGGTGGGACCGCGAACGCGGTGGCGCCCGGATTCATCGAGACCGAGATGACGGCGAAGATCCCGCCGGTGCCGCGCCAGATCGCGCGGCGCGCCAACTCGCTGCAGCAGGGCGGGCTGCCCGTGGACGTGGCCGAGACGATCGCGTTCCTGCTCTCCCCCCAAGCGGGTGGCATCAACGGCGAGGTGCTGCGGGTGTGCGGGCAGAACCTGGTGGGCCAGTGA
- a CDS encoding MaoC/PaaZ C-terminal domain-containing protein, with the protein MSAPATEKMLAAVPGLGGLYASALAKSARLMVRAPGRGPTTTPQVTYRVDGVRPDAEQLTAYQHLLGEPASDVLPAGFVHVTGFGLAMAVMARDDFPLPLLGMVHVANSVRQREPVRIGDELTVRAWAERLRAHRSGTQVDLVVEVTRSEDVDPAWSGRSTYLAKGQTLPGLALLETDSATSSDPWPEGYGEPAVRWRLARDTGRRYAQVSGDRNPIHLSALTAKAFGFPRAIAHGMYTAARALTAVDAARVSPSEAFTWDVSFGKPVLLPSTVALSLRREGGAMQYAGWNERSGKRHFHGAVAPLT; encoded by the coding sequence ATGAGCGCACCCGCCACCGAGAAGATGCTCGCCGCGGTCCCTGGACTCGGCGGCCTGTACGCGAGCGCCCTGGCGAAGTCCGCCAGGCTGATGGTGCGCGCGCCCGGGCGCGGTCCGACCACGACGCCGCAGGTCACCTACCGCGTAGACGGCGTGCGACCGGATGCTGAACAACTGACCGCCTACCAGCATCTGCTCGGCGAACCCGCCAGTGATGTGCTGCCCGCCGGCTTCGTGCACGTGACCGGGTTCGGGCTGGCGATGGCGGTGATGGCCCGGGATGACTTCCCGCTGCCGCTGCTGGGGATGGTGCACGTGGCGAATTCGGTGCGTCAGCGGGAGCCGGTGCGGATAGGCGACGAGCTGACCGTCCGGGCGTGGGCGGAGCGACTGCGGGCGCACCGCTCCGGCACGCAGGTGGATCTGGTGGTGGAGGTCACCCGCTCCGAGGACGTCGACCCGGCGTGGTCCGGGCGCTCGACCTATCTCGCCAAGGGGCAGACGCTGCCGGGCCTGGCGCTGCTGGAGACGGACTCGGCGACGTCGAGCGACCCGTGGCCGGAGGGCTACGGTGAGCCCGCCGTCCGGTGGCGCCTGGCGCGGGATACCGGCCGCCGCTACGCGCAGGTCTCAGGGGACCGGAACCCGATCCACCTGAGCGCGTTGACGGCGAAGGCGTTCGGCTTCCCGCGGGCGATAGCGCACGGGATGTACACGGCAGCACGGGCGCTGACCGCAGTCGATGCGGCACGTGTGAGCCCGTCGGAGGCGTTCACGTGGGACGTCAGCTTCGGCAAACCAGTGCTCCTGCCCTCGACCGTCGCCCTGTCGCTGCGGCGTGAGGGCGGGGCGATGCAGTACGCGGGGTGGAACGAGCGATCCGGAAAGCGTCACTTCCATGGTGCGGTCGCGCCGCTAACCTGA
- the rpmB gene encoding 50S ribosomal protein L28, with protein sequence MSAHCQLTGAVPRFGNTISHSHRRTSRRFNPNIQKRTYWVPSLRRKVTLRLSTRAIKTIDTIGIESAIARIQARGERI encoded by the coding sequence ATGTCTGCACACTGCCAACTCACCGGAGCGGTGCCGAGATTCGGCAACACGATCTCCCACTCCCACCGGCGCACCTCACGCCGATTCAACCCGAACATCCAGAAGCGCACCTACTGGGTGCCGAGCCTGCGCCGGAAGGTCACACTGCGCCTGAGCACCCGCGCGATCAAGACCATCGACACGATCGGTATCGAGTCCGCCATCGCCCGCATTCAGGCCCGAGGGGAACGCATCTGA
- the rpmG gene encoding 50S ribosomal protein L33, which translates to MAKKSNDVRPKVIIESTAGTGVRYITAKNRRNDPDRLVLKKYDPKIRRHVEFKETR; encoded by the coding sequence ATGGCCAAGAAGTCCAACGATGTGCGACCCAAGGTCATCATCGAATCCACCGCCGGCACCGGCGTGCGATACATCACCGCGAAGAACCGCCGCAACGATCCCGATCGGCTCGTGCTCAAGAAGTACGACCCGAAGATCCGCCGCCACGTCGAGTTCAAGGAGACCCGCTGA
- the rpsN gene encoding 30S ribosomal protein S14, translating to MAKSSKVAKNDQRKETVARFAAVRAELKKASVDPHRSADEREAAMRALHKLPRDASPTRVRNRDVADGRPRGHLRKFGLSRVRLREMALRGELPGITKSSW from the coding sequence ATGGCCAAGTCTTCAAAGGTCGCCAAGAACGATCAGCGCAAGGAGACGGTGGCAAGGTTCGCCGCCGTGCGCGCGGAGCTCAAGAAGGCCTCGGTGGATCCCCACCGCAGCGCCGACGAGCGCGAAGCCGCGATGCGTGCCCTCCACAAGCTCCCGCGCGACGCCAGCCCCACCCGCGTGCGCAACCGCGACGTGGCCGACGGCCGCCCGCGCGGGCACCTACGCAAGTTCGGCCTCTCACGCGTGCGGCTGCGCGAGATGGCACTGCGCGGCGAGCTGCCCGGGATCACCAAGTCCAGCTGGTAA
- the ykgO gene encoding type B 50S ribosomal protein L36, producing the protein MKVRASLRSLKNQPGSIVVRRRGKTYVINKKNPRLKARQG; encoded by the coding sequence ATGAAGGTTCGTGCGTCACTGCGCTCGTTGAAGAACCAGCCCGGATCGATCGTGGTCCGCCGCCGCGGCAAGACCTACGTGATCAACAAGAAGAACCCGCGGCTCAAGGCCCGGCAGGGCTGA
- the codB gene encoding cytosine permease, with the protein MSEPTRASGEATGPAEVSPAVVDPDYPVEPVPPGARKSLFSLSIVLLGFTFFTPTMLAGAQVGAAFEFWPLMGVLLLGSVVLGVYVAVIGGIGASTGLTTVMMCRYAFGRRGSILTSLLLGGTQVGWYGVTVATLAQLIAQAAGWESDLVVRLLMVAGGLAMGATAYFGYRGMYALSVVSVPLLLVLAVWVTIRSFAETDGLEGMLAQRPTASMGVAAAVTIIVGTFVSGGTQAPNWTRFARTPRQGFGASAVAFLIGNMLMLFFGAIGALAFGQADFVLVLFDLGLVAWGVVFLVGNLWTTNDNTAYNFGVAGAEIANSRSKKPFVIGGVVLGTLLAVTGIYDSLPAFLGWLGILIPPVGGVLIGEWWSRWRGGVPESAMRVGAVRWENVAAYALGSVVAWGSGELGWGIPPVNGIVVALLAAVLAGRLVRRLTTRGAEATRSA; encoded by the coding sequence ATGAGCGAGCCCACACGTGCATCGGGAGAGGCGACCGGACCGGCTGAGGTGAGCCCCGCCGTCGTGGATCCCGACTACCCGGTGGAGCCGGTACCACCCGGCGCCCGCAAGTCGCTGTTCAGCCTCTCGATCGTGCTCCTCGGCTTCACGTTCTTCACCCCGACGATGCTTGCCGGGGCGCAGGTGGGCGCCGCATTCGAGTTCTGGCCACTGATGGGGGTGCTGCTGCTCGGGTCGGTGGTGCTGGGTGTGTACGTGGCCGTGATCGGGGGGATCGGCGCGTCCACCGGGCTGACCACGGTGATGATGTGCCGGTACGCGTTCGGCCGCCGCGGTTCGATCCTGACGTCGCTGCTGCTGGGCGGCACACAAGTGGGCTGGTATGGCGTCACGGTGGCCACCCTCGCTCAGCTGATCGCTCAGGCGGCCGGGTGGGAGTCGGACCTCGTGGTCCGGCTGCTGATGGTCGCCGGTGGCCTGGCGATGGGGGCGACGGCGTACTTCGGTTACCGCGGCATGTACGCCTTGTCTGTGGTGTCGGTGCCGCTGCTGCTGGTGCTGGCCGTGTGGGTGACGATCCGTTCGTTCGCCGAGACTGACGGGCTCGAGGGGATGCTGGCGCAGCGCCCGACGGCGTCCATGGGGGTGGCCGCAGCCGTCACCATCATCGTGGGAACCTTCGTCTCCGGCGGCACCCAGGCGCCGAACTGGACCCGGTTCGCACGCACGCCGCGGCAGGGATTTGGGGCTTCGGCGGTGGCGTTCCTGATCGGGAACATGCTGATGCTGTTCTTCGGCGCGATCGGTGCCCTCGCGTTCGGGCAGGCCGACTTCGTGCTGGTGCTGTTCGATCTGGGGCTCGTGGCCTGGGGTGTGGTGTTCCTGGTCGGGAACCTGTGGACCACCAACGACAACACCGCCTACAACTTCGGCGTCGCGGGTGCGGAGATCGCGAACTCGCGCTCGAAGAAGCCGTTCGTGATCGGCGGTGTGGTGCTCGGGACCCTGCTCGCCGTGACCGGTATCTATGACTCATTGCCCGCGTTCCTGGGCTGGCTCGGGATCCTCATCCCGCCGGTCGGTGGCGTGCTGATCGGGGAGTGGTGGAGCCGGTGGCGCGGCGGGGTGCCCGAATCTGCCATGCGGGTCGGAGCCGTGCGATGGGAGAACGTGGCGGCGTACGCGCTCGGGTCGGTAGTGGCCTGGGGGAGCGGTGAGCTCGGCTGGGGCATCCCGCCGGTGAACGGGATCGTCGTGGCGCTGCTGGCTGCGGTGCTGGCCGGGCGGTTGGTGAGGCGGTTGACGACGCGGGGCGCTGAGGCGACACGGTCGGCGTAA
- a CDS encoding nucleoside deaminase, which produces MTRQPGPPDEATLRAWLAIAVEEARTGMAEGGVPIGAALISADGEVLGRGHNRRVQDGDPSAHGETDAFRNAGRQRTYRGTTMVTTLSPCWYCTGLIRQFGISRVVVGESTTFTGGHGDLEALGVEVIVLEDAACIAMMREFIADHPDIWNEDIGE; this is translated from the coding sequence ATGACCCGCCAGCCCGGTCCCCCGGATGAGGCCACGCTACGCGCGTGGCTCGCGATCGCTGTCGAGGAGGCCCGCACCGGAATGGCCGAGGGTGGCGTGCCGATCGGCGCCGCGCTGATCTCCGCCGACGGTGAGGTACTCGGCCGCGGCCACAACCGTCGCGTGCAGGACGGTGATCCCTCCGCGCACGGTGAGACCGATGCCTTCCGCAATGCCGGCCGGCAGCGCACCTATCGCGGCACCACGATGGTCACCACGCTCTCGCCCTGCTGGTACTGCACCGGCCTGATCCGCCAGTTCGGGATCTCCCGGGTGGTGGTGGGCGAGTCCACCACCTTCACCGGCGGGCATGGCGACCTCGAGGCGCTCGGCGTCGAGGTGATCGTGCTCGAGGACGCAGCGTGCATCGCGATGATGCGTGAGTTCATCGCCGATCACCCCGACATCTGGAACGAGGACATCGGCGAATGA
- a CDS encoding metal ABC transporter substrate-binding protein yields MPEFSGGRRSVRRVRAAVAGLVVLPLALAACAAPEQSDEVSVLTAFYPLQFVAERVGGEQVEVTSLTPPGADPHSLELAPSQVVELGEADVVLYTSGLQAAVDDAIDSQPPQRVIDAWQAAGIEADLLTEDPHFWLDPTLLAPVGEAVAEELGAADPDHAEEYIARAEELTTELEGLDASFADGLDGCGGAMLVTAHEAFGYLADRYDLRQEGIAGVDPEVEASPSRMREVAALVEEYGVQTLYFETITAPDVTVALAEEAGVETAVLDPLESPPDDGDYLSTMQANLDALKNGLVCE; encoded by the coding sequence TTGCCTGAGTTCTCCGGAGGGCGACGGTCGGTTCGCAGGGTGCGGGCCGCCGTCGCCGGCCTCGTGGTGCTTCCTCTCGCCCTCGCGGCGTGCGCGGCGCCGGAACAGTCCGACGAGGTGAGCGTGCTGACTGCCTTCTACCCGCTGCAGTTCGTCGCCGAGCGAGTGGGCGGCGAGCAGGTTGAGGTCACCAGTCTCACTCCGCCCGGCGCCGATCCGCACAGCCTCGAGCTGGCGCCCTCCCAGGTGGTCGAGCTCGGGGAAGCCGACGTGGTGCTCTACACCTCGGGCCTGCAGGCCGCCGTGGATGATGCGATCGACAGTCAGCCGCCGCAGCGGGTGATCGACGCTTGGCAGGCGGCTGGGATCGAGGCCGATCTGCTCACCGAGGATCCCCACTTCTGGCTCGACCCGACGCTGCTGGCGCCGGTCGGGGAGGCTGTGGCGGAGGAACTGGGAGCAGCCGACCCCGACCACGCCGAGGAGTACATCGCGCGGGCCGAGGAGCTGACCACCGAACTCGAGGGTCTCGACGCCTCCTTCGCCGACGGCCTCGACGGCTGCGGAGGCGCGATGCTCGTCACCGCCCACGAAGCCTTCGGGTACCTCGCCGATCGCTACGACCTGCGGCAGGAAGGCATCGCCGGGGTCGACCCGGAGGTCGAGGCCTCGCCGTCGCGCATGCGCGAGGTGGCGGCGCTCGTGGAGGAGTATGGGGTGCAGACGCTGTACTTCGAGACCATCACCGCACCCGATGTCACCGTGGCACTGGCTGAGGAGGCCGGTGTCGAGACGGCCGTGCTCGACCCGTTGGAGAGTCCCCCGGATGACGGTGACTACCTGAGCACCATGCAGGCCAACCTCGATGCGCTCAAGAATGGCCTGGTGTGCGAGTGA